The genomic interval GATTGAATATTTAGTCGGATACGGCACCACGCCGAGTGCCCCAAGCCAGGGAAAGGTCGGAGTAATTGGAAAATACGGCAGCCCCAGCAAGTTCGCCAGCGGTTTGACATCCACAAAGCTCGGCGCCTGTTCTTCGCCGCCAATCACGCCCACCGGCACAATCGGGGTTTTGGTCTCCAGCGCCAGCCGCATAAACCCAAGCCCAAACTGCATCAATTTATACCGATCTTTCCAAAGCTTGCCCGAACCACGGATGCCTTCCGGAAATACGGTGATGGCTTCTCCCCTTTCAAGCAGGCGCTTACAGTTGAGCGGATCACCGACAATACCGCCATGACGGGTAAGGAAATTTCCAATGACTGGCAATGTTGTAAACCAGCGCTCAACCATCGCTCGTGGCATCCGTGGCGGCTTACCTTCCATCAACAGAGCCACTCCGATCATGACCCCATCAATCGGTAATTGCCCGCTGTGATTGGAAATCAGGAGCACTCTTCCGGGTGGGATGTTCTCGATGCCATGAGTAGTCACTCGAAAATAGTGATTATACAGCCAGTTAAATACAGTATAGCCGTAGCGCGCATTCATGGGGTTGAGCCCCCAGGCGTCAAACCCATATTCATTCAATTCTGACGGCACCTGCCGAATCCGTCGCTCAACGGCTGGTGACACCATCGGGTCAAGCAGCGTTGAGAGCAATCCTCGGGTGGCTTCACGATGGAGCGGCGTCAGCGCCAGC from Acidobacteriota bacterium carries:
- a CDS encoding acyltransferase family protein; protein product: MVSPAVERRIRQVPSELNEYGFDAWGLNPMNARYGYTVFNWLYNHYFRVTTHGIENIPPGRVLLISNHSGQLPIDGVMIGVALLMEGKPPRMPRAMVERWFTTLPVIGNFLTRHGGIVGDPLNCKRLLERGEAITVFPEGIRGSGKLWKDRYKLMQFGLGFMRLALETKTPIVPVGVIGGEEQAPSFVDVKPLANLLGLPYFPITPTFPWLGALGVVPYPTKYSIYFGKPLHFRGDPDDWDEVIQKKVDVVKDAIRGLLDRGLEERESIF